The sequence below is a genomic window from Candidatus Cloacimonadota bacterium.
ACTTCCGTACACCTAATTCGCCCAAGATCTTCTGAGCCAAAGCTGCTTGCATTAAAGGCAAGACAATTGCCGGTATAATGGGCATCAAAAGAATTAAACTTATTGGTACAGATATAGCAGCCATACGTAGAAACATCCAAGCAACACAAGCCAGCAGATAAAGCCAAAAGCCATATTCAATCAGGAAATATTTCAAGTGTTTCATAAATATCCTTCGTTCCAAAGTATCCATCTACATTACGAAAACAAGCATGTAAGATATTGTAAATAATGTTCAAAAGAAGGGGCTTATTTCGTCAAGACATTTCGCAAGTCTTTTTTTCATTGACAAGTGCAATGGTATGTTCAAACTTAGTAAAAAGAACTAAATATACATCCTGAAGGAGGATACTATGCTTACATATTCCATCAATGAAGTAATCGAGTTTGCCGTTCAAATCGAGAAAAACGGCTATGCCTTTTATCATGAGGCCAGCAAGCGTAAAGATTTGGAGCCTAAGGCGAAAGAATTCATTGAATTTTTGCGAGATGAAGAGTTGAATCACGAAAAAACCTTCCTTTCCTTACGCGGGGAAGCCGAAATGCAGGATCTTGAACTTTCAGCAGATTGGGAACTGGTATCCGAATACCTGAAAACAATCGTAGATAGCCGCATCTTTAACAGCGAAGATTCTGCCATCAAAAAGGCTACTGGCGCTAAGGATCTGCTGGAAATTATCGATTTTGCCATCTCATTTGAAAAAGACACGTTGCTGTATTTTCACGCTATCAAGGACGGTATATCCAATCCCAACACTAATAAGGTATTACGCAGAATAATCAACGAAGAAGTGTCTCACGTGCTTAAGCTGAGCGATTATAAAAAAACCCTTACGAAATAATCGGCGCAATCATAATAAGTCGAGTATATGGCGAAACGTAAAAAGAAGAATATCGGCGTATGTTTGGTAACAATCCTACTACTGGCGATAATTCTCACTTACAATCCGGTTTCAATTAGAATCATGACGGTGGGAGTGGCGGTTTGGTATCGCATCGATCCAGCGGTATTTTACAGACTAATTCGCACTGAGAGCAGTTTTCGTAGCTTTGCTATCTCGCCAAAGTCTGCCATTGGTTTGGGTCAGATGAAAGAATCTACGGCACTTTATGTGAATAAAGAGCATAAACGCGGATTGCTGTTTGTACCCGTATATAATTTGCGGCTTTCTGCCTGCTATCTTAACTATTTGAAGAACAAATATAACGGAAACTGGAGCTTAGTGCTTGCTGCCTATAATTGGGGAGAATCAAACGTATCTCGGCGTGTGAAAAACTTAACAATTGATCCTCACAAGAATTATCGGGATACCTTCAGAGATATTCCAGAAACTTGGAACTACATTGGTAAAATTCTGCCAGACCGAAAAAAGGCTTGACGAATTATGGCTTTCCAATTTGCTTATCATTCAGAAATCAATAGGAGCGTAAAATGCTGCGTAACCAAAACGGAATCTCGGTATATACTGTCCTTAGTATAATTCTTTTTGCCGCACTTATATTCGTGTTGGCAATCCCGAATTTCTATAATCTGGACAAAGAACAAAACGTGGAAGACTGCATCAACAATATGAAAGAAATCTGGGTGGCAACCACAGACTACCTTAGAGATACAAATGCTGATTTTAAGGGAGATCTAAACACTCTTAGAACTACCCGCAAAGCCACAGATAATAGCAGTTACTATCTTGGTTCTGCCTCCTACTGCCCCGAAACTGCACGCCAAAAACAGGAATACGTTGTGTTTGGTAAGTATGTGGCAGATCAGATTGGAGACGAGATTAAACATAACTATGGTGTAATTGTATACTGCCCCAATCTGCATCAATACCCAAAACACTTTATACCCAAAATATTTTATGAAAACATGGAGCCAACCCAGTTGCAAAACTATATGATCGAAGATATTGATTATATCGATACGGAAACTGGTAATAACGGTAGCAAAAAGAAAGAAATGATAGAGAAGTACATCGAGATTTGGGATACCGATCCCGATGCCTTTGCCAAGCGTAAAGCCGATAATACTGCTCTTAGAGCCATGCTCTTTCCCGAAAACTTTGGCTTGACTGCAAACATTAACTAATTGTAGAATAATATATTAGCTAGCGGGTGTAGTTATTGCACCCGCTATCAAATTTGGAAGTGCTATCGGATAATTGTTCTTAACCCAAGGTGCGAGGGCATCCACTGTGTTATTTTGTTAGGGTTTGAGGTTATATTAAAACAATCTATATGCACAATTGAGGAACAATGCAGTATCAAGAATTTATAGACCACATATATCAACGCTATTCTGGCAACGTTAAACTGGAGCTGGATAGGATGGAAGGGCT
It includes:
- a CDS encoding ferritin family protein, whose amino-acid sequence is MLTYSINEVIEFAVQIEKNGYAFYHEASKRKDLEPKAKEFIEFLRDEELNHEKTFLSLRGEAEMQDLELSADWELVSEYLKTIVDSRIFNSEDSAIKKATGAKDLLEIIDFAISFEKDTLLYFHAIKDGISNPNTNKVLRRIINEEVSHVLKLSDYKKTLTK
- a CDS encoding transglycosylase SLT domain-containing protein; translated protein: MAKRKKKNIGVCLVTILLLAIILTYNPVSIRIMTVGVAVWYRIDPAVFYRLIRTESSFRSFAISPKSAIGLGQMKESTALYVNKEHKRGLLFVPVYNLRLSACYLNYLKNKYNGNWSLVLAAYNWGESNVSRRVKNLTIDPHKNYRDTFRDIPETWNYIGKILPDRKKA